From a single Nitrogeniibacter mangrovi genomic region:
- the hrpA gene encoding ATP-dependent RNA helicase HrpA — translation MVADRHRLSRDLKRLKPRPADVASLPDKLRARLEASLARRAARAAALPRPTFPDELPVSAQREVIAAALRAHQVVIVCGETGSGKTTQLPKLCLALGRGVGGLIGHTQPRRIAARTTAERIAEELGSPIGQAVGYKIRFTDRLSPTSHIKLMTDGILLAETQGDRYLNAYDTLIIDEAHERSLNIDFLLGYLKRLLPRRPDLKLIITSATIDAERFAHHFADATGKPAPVIEVSGRLYPIEMRYRPEEETTKSKRAQEAWAGLVDAVDEAHREGPGDILVFLPGEREIREAAEALRKAPQGDRTEILPLFARQSAQEQSRVFSRAKGRRVVLATNVAETSLTVPGIRYVIDTGLARIKRYSVRNKVEQLQIEPIAQSAARQRAGRCGRVSDGICIRLYGEDDFERRPSHTDPEILRASLAAVILRMGALELGDVADFPFIDPPTPRAIGDGYQLLQELGAMDEDKRLTELGRELARLPIDPKIGRMILAARDHGCLREVLVIAAALSVQDPRDRPQAQAGTADQKHALFRGGEQDQKSEFLWYWNLWKAFDEVQRHQSSNKQRQWCKAHFLSPLRMREWRDIHAQLHVLCAEHGWKENAIDAHYDAIHKALLTGLLGHLGCKAEEDKPAPGQPAGAYHGARGIKFWPHPGSSIAKKAGKWIVCAELVDTSRLFGRCLARVQPEWLEAVGAHLIKRHVFDPHWSKATGSVRAWERGTLHGVVLYARRPVAYRDVDPAECRRLFIREGLVPGEVDAGALRQMAFLRHNRRLVAEIERLEHKARRPDVLVDEALIEAFYDAKIPADVTDLASFEAWRKSAEQAEPKLLYLDRDQLMRHEAEGITTERFPAHLAVFGQRLKLDYVHAPGEADDGVTLTVPLAMLNQVPAHRCEWLVPGLLEEKVAALLRTVPQKHRHRLQPMADSVEAFLDAVEAGEWTPEQPLLKALQQFVEERVQLKLPLESFRPENLNPHCFMNFRVMDPHGRVMAQSRNLAELRGRFHKQVAAAFEAALASAEVVPATDTDEEDAPAPPEAETVVAEYSGLTDWSFGELPELISLKVGKREVIGFPALHDDGDSVSLRPFDTPEEAERVHRVGLARLFALCLKDQVKALGRMNGLRDVALRYATLGSEQELKDQLVQATLARTCVVDPLPTTAAAFAQRLQEAKPRITLVGQELLRLTDGILTERTALEKRLAGFKAHPAVAADLRAQLDALIVPRFLTVVPYERLSHYPRYLKAAGLRLDKLRNNPDRDAQLMADWQALHRAFEREWIDAKRQGVDDPFLEDFRWLLEELRVGLFAQELRTPMPVSVKRLKKIWDGRPR, via the coding sequence ATGGTGGCCGATCGCCACCGTTTGTCCCGCGACCTGAAGCGTCTCAAACCGCGCCCGGCGGACGTTGCCAGCCTGCCGGACAAGCTGCGCGCGCGCCTCGAGGCCTCGCTCGCGCGCCGCGCGGCGCGGGCGGCCGCGCTGCCACGCCCGACGTTTCCCGACGAATTGCCGGTCAGCGCCCAGCGCGAGGTCATCGCCGCGGCCCTGCGCGCCCACCAGGTGGTCATCGTCTGCGGCGAGACCGGCTCCGGCAAGACCACCCAGCTGCCCAAGCTGTGCCTGGCGCTCGGGCGCGGCGTGGGTGGGCTGATCGGCCACACCCAGCCGCGCCGCATCGCCGCGCGCACCACCGCCGAGCGCATCGCCGAGGAGCTGGGCAGTCCCATCGGTCAGGCGGTGGGCTACAAGATCCGCTTCACCGACCGGCTCAGCCCCACCAGCCACATCAAGCTGATGACCGACGGCATCCTGCTGGCGGAGACCCAGGGCGACCGCTACCTGAACGCCTACGACACCCTGATCATCGACGAGGCGCACGAGCGCAGCCTCAACATCGATTTCCTGCTCGGCTATCTCAAGCGCCTGCTGCCCAGGCGGCCCGACCTGAAGCTGATCATCACCTCGGCCACCATCGACGCCGAGCGCTTCGCGCACCATTTCGCCGACGCGACCGGCAAGCCCGCACCGGTCATCGAGGTGTCCGGGCGCCTGTATCCCATCGAGATGCGCTACCGGCCGGAGGAGGAGACCACCAAGAGCAAACGCGCCCAGGAGGCGTGGGCCGGCCTGGTGGATGCGGTGGACGAGGCGCACCGGGAGGGGCCGGGCGACATCCTCGTGTTCCTGCCCGGCGAGCGCGAGATCCGCGAGGCCGCCGAGGCCCTGCGCAAGGCGCCGCAGGGGGACCGCACCGAGATCCTGCCGCTGTTCGCGCGCCAGTCGGCGCAGGAGCAATCGCGGGTGTTCAGCCGCGCCAAGGGCCGGCGGGTGGTGCTGGCCACCAACGTGGCCGAAACCTCGCTCACGGTGCCGGGCATCCGCTACGTGATCGACACCGGGCTGGCGCGCATCAAGCGCTATTCGGTGCGCAACAAGGTCGAGCAGCTGCAGATCGAGCCCATTGCCCAGAGCGCTGCGCGCCAGCGTGCCGGGCGCTGCGGCCGGGTCAGCGACGGCATCTGCATCCGTCTGTACGGCGAGGACGATTTCGAGCGCCGGCCCTCGCACACCGACCCGGAAATCCTGCGTGCCTCGCTGGCGGCGGTGATCTTGCGCATGGGCGCGCTCGAGCTGGGCGATGTGGCCGATTTCCCCTTCATCGATCCCCCCACGCCCCGGGCCATCGGCGACGGCTACCAGCTGCTGCAGGAGCTCGGCGCCATGGACGAGGACAAGCGCCTCACCGAGCTGGGGCGCGAGCTGGCCAGGCTGCCCATCGACCCCAAGATCGGCCGCATGATCCTGGCCGCGCGGGACCACGGCTGCCTGCGCGAGGTGCTGGTGATCGCGGCGGCGCTGTCGGTGCAGGATCCGCGCGACCGGCCGCAGGCCCAGGCCGGCACCGCCGACCAGAAGCATGCCCTGTTCCGTGGCGGCGAGCAGGACCAGAAGTCCGAATTCCTCTGGTACTGGAATCTGTGGAAGGCCTTCGACGAGGTGCAGCGCCACCAGAGCAGCAACAAGCAGCGCCAATGGTGCAAGGCACACTTCCTGTCGCCGCTGCGCATGCGCGAGTGGCGCGACATCCATGCCCAGCTGCATGTGCTGTGCGCGGAACATGGCTGGAAGGAAAACGCCATCGACGCCCACTACGACGCCATCCACAAGGCGCTGCTGACCGGCCTGCTCGGGCACCTGGGATGCAAGGCGGAGGAGGACAAGCCTGCGCCCGGCCAGCCGGCCGGGGCCTACCATGGCGCGCGCGGCATCAAGTTCTGGCCGCATCCGGGCTCGAGCATCGCCAAGAAGGCCGGCAAGTGGATCGTGTGCGCCGAGCTGGTGGACACCTCGCGCCTGTTCGGCCGCTGCCTGGCGCGGGTGCAGCCCGAGTGGCTCGAAGCGGTCGGCGCCCACCTGATCAAGCGCCATGTGTTCGATCCGCACTGGTCCAAGGCGACGGGCAGCGTGCGCGCCTGGGAACGCGGCACCCTGCACGGCGTGGTGCTCTATGCCCGCCGGCCGGTGGCCTACCGCGACGTCGATCCGGCCGAGTGCCGCCGCCTGTTCATCCGCGAGGGGCTGGTGCCCGGCGAGGTGGACGCCGGCGCCCTCAGGCAGATGGCCTTCCTGCGCCACAACCGCCGCCTGGTGGCGGAGATCGAGCGCCTGGAACACAAGGCGCGCCGGCCCGACGTGCTGGTGGACGAGGCCCTGATCGAAGCCTTCTACGACGCCAAGATCCCCGCCGACGTGACCGATCTGGCCAGTTTCGAGGCGTGGCGGAAGTCGGCGGAGCAGGCCGAACCGAAGCTGCTCTACCTCGACCGCGACCAGCTCATGCGCCATGAGGCCGAGGGCATCACCACCGAGCGCTTCCCGGCGCATCTGGCGGTGTTCGGCCAGCGCCTCAAGCTCGACTATGTGCACGCCCCGGGCGAGGCGGACGACGGCGTCACCCTCACCGTGCCGCTGGCCATGCTCAACCAGGTGCCAGCCCATCGCTGCGAATGGCTGGTGCCGGGCCTGCTGGAGGAGAAGGTGGCCGCGCTGCTGCGCACCGTGCCGCAAAAGCACCGCCATCGCCTGCAGCCCATGGCTGACAGCGTCGAGGCCTTTCTCGATGCGGTCGAGGCCGGCGAATGGACGCCCGAGCAGCCCCTGCTCAAGGCGCTCCAGCAGTTCGTCGAGGAGCGGGTGCAGCTCAAGCTGCCGCTCGAATCCTTCCGCCCGGAGAATCTCAACCCGCACTGCTTCATGAACTTCCGGGTCATGGATCCGCACGGCCGGGTGATGGCGCAGTCGCGCAATCTGGCGGAGTTGCGCGGGCGTTTTCACAAGCAGGTGGCGGCGGCCTTCGAGGCCGCCCTGGCCTCCGCCGAGGTGGTGCCGGCGACTGACACGGACGAGGAGGACGCGCCCGCGCCGCCCGAGGCCGAGACCGTCGTGGCCGAATACAGCGGCCTGACCGACTGGAGCTTCGGCGAGCTGCCGGAACTGATCTCGCTGAAAGTGGGCAAGCGCGAGGTGATCGGCTTTCCGGCGCTGCATGACGACGGCGACTCGGTGTCGCTGCGCCCCTTTGATACACCCGAGGAGGCCGAGCGGGTGCACCGCGTCGGTCTGGCGCGCCTGTTCGCGCTGTGCCTGAAGGACCAGGTGAAGGCCCTGGGGCGCATGAACGGCCTGCGCGACGTGGCGTTGCGCTACGCCACCCTCGGCAGCGAGCAGGAGCTCAAGGATCAGCTCGTGCAGGCGACCCTGGCGCGCACCTGCGTGGTCGATCCTCTGCCCACCACCGCCGCCGCCTTCGCGCAGCGCCTGCAGGAGGCCAAACCGCGCATCACCCTGGTGGGGCAGGAGCTGCTGCGCCTGACCGATGGCATCCTGACCGAGCGCACCGCGCTGGAAAAGCGCCTCGCCGGCTTCAAGGCCCATCCGGCGGTGGCGGCCGACCTGCGCGCCCAGCTCGACGCGCTGATCGTGCCGCGTTTTCTCACTGTCGTGCCCTACGAGCGCCTCAGCCACTACCCGCGCTACCTCAAGGCCGCCGGCCTGCGGCTCGACAAGCTGCGCAACAACCCCGACCGGGACGCCCAGCTCATGGCCGACTGGCAGGCCCTGCACCGGGCCTTCGAGCGTGAATGGATCGACGCGAAACGCCAGGGCGTGGACGACCCCTTCCTCGAGGATTTCCGCTGGCTGCTCGAGGAGTTGCGGGTGGGGCTGTTCGCGCAGGAGCTGCGTACGCCCATGCCGGTGTCGGTCAAGCGGCTGAAGAAGATCTGGGACGGGCGGCCGCGTTAG
- the crcB gene encoding fluoride efflux transporter CrcB — MNPSGFLAVGLGAALGAWIRWWLGVRLNPVFVQLPLGTLAANLLGAYLIGLAVAFFAHQTALPPEVRWFAVTGFLGALTTFSTFSAEVVTMIGAGQYGWAALTASVHLGGSLLMTGVGIFTFQFIVRA, encoded by the coding sequence ATGAATCCCTCCGGATTCCTCGCTGTCGGACTGGGCGCGGCCCTGGGCGCCTGGATTCGGTGGTGGCTGGGGGTGCGGCTCAATCCGGTTTTCGTTCAGCTGCCCCTCGGCACCCTCGCGGCCAACCTGCTCGGGGCCTACCTGATCGGTCTGGCGGTGGCCTTCTTCGCCCACCAGACGGCGCTGCCGCCGGAGGTGCGCTGGTTCGCGGTGACCGGCTTCCTCGGCGCGCTGACCACATTCTCGACCTTTTCGGCCGAGGTGGTGACCATGATCGGTGCCGGCCAGTACGGCTGGGCGGCGCTGACCGCCTCGGTGCACCTGGGCGGCTCGCTGCTCATGACCGGCGTGGGCATCTTCACCTTCCAGTTCATCGTCCGCGCCTGA
- a CDS encoding sigma-70 family RNA polymerase sigma factor: MLLSLGKRRAFDQVVRAYGSELFRFAYWLCGDRFVAEDLVQEAFARAWRNWEQLRDKSAPKPWLLTILRNEHARLYERKRLEMVDAAPEDLAIAAEDNPLELLELEQVIDRLPLSLREPFLLQTLGGFSCAEIAAQLETTEGAVMVRLTRARQALRGLLETATGQTRRGAR, translated from the coding sequence ATGCTCTTGAGCCTTGGCAAACGCAGGGCCTTCGACCAGGTGGTGCGCGCCTACGGCAGCGAGCTGTTCCGCTTCGCCTACTGGCTGTGCGGCGACCGCTTCGTCGCCGAGGACCTGGTCCAGGAAGCGTTTGCGCGCGCCTGGCGCAACTGGGAGCAGCTGCGCGACAAGTCGGCGCCCAAGCCGTGGCTGCTGACGATCCTGCGCAACGAGCACGCCCGCCTCTACGAGCGCAAGCGCCTCGAGATGGTGGACGCGGCCCCCGAGGACCTGGCCATCGCTGCCGAGGACAACCCCCTGGAATTGCTGGAACTGGAACAAGTGATCGACCGCCTGCCCCTGTCGCTACGCGAACCCTTCCTGCTGCAAACGCTGGGCGGCTTTTCCTGCGCGGAGATCGCCGCCCAGCTCGAGACCACGGAAGGCGCGGTCATGGTGCGGCTGACCCGTGCCCGACAGGCCCTGCGCGGCCTGCTCGAGACCGCCACCGGCCAGACCCGACGAGGTGCGCGATGA
- a CDS encoding DUF3379 family protein encodes MKPALSYTCLDLRREKLADPKRLSADARAHLAECGACRQFAHGIDTLEQQVAKVLAIPVPDGLADRVLLRVHRNQKRPWRLWALAASVLLSFGIGTVQWQPRTKPDYARFAIEHVMHEPQSFTEHRLTDPSRFRLVLANFGGHLLAPIGKVRYMRLCPVPNGTGWHIVLDTEVGPVTLLLIPGKEISGKAFEAKFAGMTARALPGGQGYYAIVAETPQIVDAVEKLIDARVRWRT; translated from the coding sequence ATGAAACCGGCCCTGTCCTACACCTGCCTCGACCTGCGCCGCGAGAAGCTGGCCGACCCCAAACGCCTGTCCGCGGACGCGCGGGCCCACCTGGCCGAGTGCGGCGCCTGCCGCCAGTTCGCGCATGGCATCGACACCCTGGAGCAGCAGGTGGCCAAGGTGCTGGCTATCCCGGTGCCGGACGGCCTCGCCGACCGGGTGCTGTTGCGCGTCCATCGCAACCAGAAACGCCCCTGGCGGCTGTGGGCGCTGGCGGCTAGCGTCCTGCTGAGCTTCGGCATCGGCACCGTGCAGTGGCAGCCGCGCACGAAGCCGGACTATGCGCGCTTCGCCATCGAGCACGTGATGCATGAGCCGCAGTCCTTTACCGAACACCGGCTCACCGACCCGTCGCGCTTCCGTCTGGTGCTGGCCAACTTCGGCGGCCACCTGCTCGCCCCGATCGGCAAGGTGCGCTACATGCGCCTGTGCCCGGTACCCAACGGCACCGGCTGGCACATCGTGCTCGACACCGAGGTCGGGCCGGTCACGCTGCTGCTCATTCCGGGCAAGGAGATTTCCGGCAAGGCGTTCGAAGCCAAGTTCGCCGGCATGACCGCACGGGCGCTGCCGGGCGGCCAGGGCTACTACGCCATCGTCGCGGAGACGCCACAGATCGTGGACGCGGTGGAAAAGCTCATCGACGCGCGGGTGCGCTGGCGGACCTGA
- a CDS encoding putative bifunctional diguanylate cyclase/phosphodiesterase, whose product MTKTDPVRLLVIDDDDINRMLACAALEEAGFVVDEAPDGEAGLEAYARQRPDLVLLDVMMPGMDGFETCRRLRERGAFEPIIMLTGLEDTASIEKAYDSGATDFISKPINWTLLRHRVRYALRAAAAFDELVASERNLRSAQQIARIGSWEWDPGSDTCHRSDTYCALFGESPDGFGTRMAALFERVYPADRAKLHEAIEGVRKGQRYTLEYRIVRPDGMVSTTQEVAVPILDADGSVRRVQGTLQDITERVDAERRIRQLAYFDDLTGLPNRAHFREALQSALMRESSRGGHCAVVLINVDRFKRINETLGQDAADQVLQVLAVRLGQGYGSIGPDGGSPQSMDAPRMARLSADNFGLFIEGTRGREQVEAEVQALLRRASSPVKLGEQSLTFTLSAGLAFFPEHGESAEALLKSAEMALGALRRRDALDAIQCYTERMKVDAFARLSMENALRVAIDREQFTLLYQPKVDADAGRVVGCEALIRWEHPDEGVIGPDAFIPLAEEIGLIHQLGQWVLRRACEDLGRWRASGNALVPVAVNLSASQFGRQDLVDQVRAVLDETGTDPALIELEVTESALMRDTRSTAELLVQMHDMGLSLAVDDFGTGYSSLAYLKRFAVNTLKIDRSFVQDCDAGHDDPAIVRAIIGMARSLGIGLVAEGVETVAQARVLQAEGCPVMQGYLFARPMAADQFGKVLAVGLPEARMLARRPR is encoded by the coding sequence ATGACGAAGACCGATCCGGTCCGGTTGCTGGTCATCGACGACGACGACATCAATCGCATGCTCGCATGCGCGGCGCTCGAAGAGGCCGGCTTCGTCGTCGACGAGGCGCCGGACGGCGAGGCGGGCCTCGAGGCCTACGCGCGGCAGCGTCCGGATCTGGTGCTGCTCGATGTGATGATGCCGGGCATGGACGGCTTCGAGACCTGTCGCCGGCTGCGCGAGCGCGGCGCCTTCGAGCCCATCATCATGCTTACCGGCCTGGAGGACACCGCCTCCATCGAGAAGGCCTACGACAGCGGCGCCACCGACTTCATCTCCAAGCCGATCAACTGGACCCTGCTGCGTCATCGGGTGCGCTATGCGCTGCGCGCCGCGGCCGCCTTCGACGAACTGGTGGCCAGCGAGCGCAACCTGCGCTCGGCCCAGCAGATCGCGCGCATCGGCAGCTGGGAATGGGATCCGGGCAGCGATACCTGTCACCGCTCCGACACCTACTGCGCCCTGTTCGGCGAGAGTCCGGACGGTTTCGGCACCCGCATGGCGGCCCTGTTCGAGCGCGTCTATCCGGCCGACCGGGCGAAGCTGCACGAGGCCATCGAGGGGGTGCGCAAGGGCCAGCGCTACACCCTCGAATACCGCATCGTGCGGCCCGACGGCATGGTCAGCACCACCCAGGAGGTGGCGGTGCCGATTCTCGATGCCGACGGTTCGGTGCGCCGCGTCCAGGGCACCTTGCAGGACATCACGGAGCGGGTGGACGCGGAGCGGCGCATCCGCCAGCTGGCCTACTTCGACGACCTCACCGGGCTGCCCAACCGGGCGCATTTCCGCGAGGCGCTACAGTCGGCGCTGATGCGCGAGAGCTCCCGCGGCGGCCATTGCGCGGTGGTGCTCATCAATGTGGACCGCTTCAAGCGCATCAACGAGACGCTGGGCCAGGATGCCGCCGATCAGGTGCTGCAGGTGCTGGCGGTGCGCCTCGGCCAGGGCTACGGCAGCATCGGGCCCGATGGCGGCTCGCCGCAGAGCATGGACGCGCCGCGCATGGCGCGCCTGAGCGCCGACAACTTCGGACTGTTCATCGAGGGCACCCGCGGCCGCGAGCAGGTCGAGGCGGAGGTGCAGGCACTGCTGCGCCGCGCCAGCTCGCCGGTCAAGCTCGGCGAACAGTCGCTCACCTTCACCCTGAGTGCCGGACTGGCCTTCTTCCCGGAGCATGGCGAGAGTGCCGAAGCGCTGCTCAAATCGGCGGAGATGGCCCTCGGCGCGTTGCGCCGCCGCGATGCGCTCGATGCGATCCAGTGCTATACCGAGCGCATGAAGGTCGATGCCTTCGCGCGCCTGTCCATGGAAAACGCGCTGCGCGTGGCCATTGATCGGGAACAGTTCACCCTGCTCTACCAGCCCAAGGTCGACGCCGATGCCGGCCGGGTGGTCGGTTGCGAGGCCCTGATTCGCTGGGAACATCCCGACGAAGGGGTGATCGGCCCCGATGCCTTCATCCCCCTGGCCGAGGAGATCGGCCTGATCCACCAACTGGGGCAGTGGGTGCTGAGACGGGCCTGCGAGGACCTGGGGCGATGGCGGGCGTCGGGCAATGCCCTCGTGCCGGTGGCGGTCAACCTGTCGGCGAGCCAGTTCGGTCGCCAGGATCTGGTCGATCAGGTGCGCGCGGTACTGGACGAGACCGGTACCGATCCGGCGCTCATCGAACTCGAAGTGACCGAATCGGCCCTCATGCGCGATACCCGCAGCACCGCGGAACTGCTGGTGCAGATGCACGACATGGGTCTGTCGCTGGCGGTGGACGATTTCGGCACCGGCTACTCGTCGCTGGCCTACCTCAAGCGCTTCGCGGTCAACACGCTCAAGATCGACCGTTCCTTCGTGCAGGATTGCGATGCCGGCCATGACGACCCGGCCATCGTGCGCGCCATCATTGGCATGGCCCGCAGCCTCGGCATCGGCCTGGTGGCCGAGGGGGTCGAGACGGTCGCCCAGGCCCGGGTGCTGCAGGCCGAGGGCTGCCCGGTGATGCAGGGCTACCTGTTCGCCCGGCCGATGGCGGCGGACCAGTTCGGCAAGGTGCTGGCGGTGGGGCTGCCCGAGGCGCGCATGCTCGCACGGCGTCCGCGCTGA
- a CDS encoding response regulator — translation MSRLSFRDRSLGDKLWAIVLAGIAVALAVSFLTVVASEFRQEFGRVRAQANIYADLVIENGSAPMRFEDVASAERLLGSLRHVEAIRAAMLLRNDGEVFATYPADLPKRSPRYVELAKMRARTDGQWDFPRYTQSWPVLHDGERLGYLVLDISLAGTISELVEWILLACAGLVVGGLAATLLVRRAEHSIVRPILSLAAMVRNVRNQGRYDLRAPVGPRDEVGDLIDGVNSMLSEIEARDSALAAHRDRLEIEVAHRTEELSAAKEEADQARDQAQAASRAKSLFLANMSHEIRTPMNGVLGMIELLRNTPVNERQARMIDTLHGSAESLLYLINDVLDVSKIEAGKLELDPVDFSPARAVEDVALLFAERAQQKGVELVLQVAPDVPALVSADSHRFRQVLNNLVSNAVKFTAAGHILVAIDARCEGESVRLEVRVEDSGIGIPADMMPRLFQAFSQADSSMARRYGGSGLGLAISRQLVQLMGGELRVKSEAGQGACFSFAIDAGLSKPARSAQVSDLAAAVVGGHPVQRAALGAQIRAMGAEVNTYAEVSEVLAAVEGGATFDVCFVDGALSGEIGHARVSSLLPVAPRLVALTRLRSPSDESDARQSGAQLCLPKPVLAAELAAALTGKALAAGFARHAPAALLRTDARVLVAEDHPVNAEIVCALLGECGCRVTVANNGREAVAAYGSGAFDLVLMDIQMPELDGIEATRQIRAIERESGHERVPVIALTANALGDDRNAALGAGMDDYLTKPVTGERLRGVLARWVSNVITEEAPALPTPAPGGGVSDAPEPEAPVLDMAVLLGVPGVNGNREAPLLGRLVKLFVKETTAQLDALVAATAEGQAEQAQRIAHKVKSAAAAVGAARLAAQARELDAELRQGMPASAGQAVEAMRASFAAYANELESSGFELDRVTSPLRGAVE, via the coding sequence GTGAGCCGCCTGAGCTTCCGCGACCGTTCGCTCGGCGACAAGCTCTGGGCCATCGTGCTGGCCGGCATCGCGGTGGCGCTGGCGGTCAGCTTCCTGACCGTGGTCGCGAGCGAATTCCGCCAGGAGTTCGGGCGCGTGCGGGCGCAGGCCAACATCTACGCCGACCTGGTCATCGAGAACGGTTCGGCGCCGATGCGCTTCGAGGATGTGGCCAGCGCCGAGCGCCTGCTCGGCTCCCTGCGTCATGTCGAGGCGATTCGCGCCGCCATGCTGCTGCGCAACGACGGCGAGGTGTTCGCCACCTATCCGGCGGATCTGCCCAAGCGCTCGCCGCGCTATGTCGAGTTGGCGAAGATGCGCGCGCGGACCGACGGACAATGGGATTTCCCGCGCTACACCCAGTCGTGGCCGGTGCTCCATGATGGAGAACGCCTCGGCTACCTGGTGCTCGACATCTCCCTGGCCGGCACCATCAGCGAGCTGGTCGAATGGATCCTGCTCGCCTGTGCCGGCCTCGTGGTCGGCGGCCTGGCCGCGACATTGCTGGTGCGGCGAGCCGAGCATTCCATCGTGCGCCCGATCCTCAGCCTCGCGGCCATGGTGCGCAACGTGCGCAACCAGGGGCGCTACGACCTGCGCGCGCCGGTCGGCCCGCGCGACGAAGTGGGTGATCTGATCGACGGGGTCAACAGCATGCTGAGCGAGATCGAGGCGCGGGACTCGGCCCTGGCGGCCCATCGCGACCGCCTCGAGATCGAGGTCGCCCATCGCACCGAGGAATTGTCCGCCGCCAAGGAGGAGGCCGATCAGGCGCGCGATCAGGCGCAGGCGGCCAGCCGCGCCAAGAGCCTGTTCCTGGCCAACATGAGCCACGAGATCCGCACGCCCATGAACGGCGTCCTGGGCATGATCGAGTTGTTGCGCAACACGCCCGTGAACGAGCGTCAGGCGCGCATGATCGACACCCTGCACGGGTCGGCCGAGTCCTTGCTGTACCTGATCAACGACGTGCTCGACGTCTCCAAGATCGAGGCCGGCAAGCTCGAGCTCGATCCGGTGGACTTCTCGCCCGCCCGCGCGGTCGAGGACGTGGCCCTGCTGTTTGCCGAGCGGGCGCAGCAGAAGGGCGTCGAACTGGTGCTCCAGGTCGCTCCGGACGTGCCGGCGCTGGTCAGTGCAGACAGCCACCGGTTCCGCCAGGTCCTCAACAACCTGGTCTCCAACGCGGTGAAATTCACCGCCGCCGGCCACATTCTGGTCGCCATCGACGCCCGCTGCGAGGGCGAGTCGGTGCGGCTCGAGGTCCGGGTCGAGGACTCCGGCATCGGTATTCCCGCCGACATGATGCCGCGACTGTTCCAGGCGTTTTCCCAGGCCGACAGTTCCATGGCGCGGCGCTACGGCGGCTCGGGCCTCGGCCTGGCCATTTCGCGCCAGCTCGTCCAGCTCATGGGGGGCGAGTTGCGGGTGAAGAGCGAGGCCGGGCAGGGGGCCTGCTTCAGTTTCGCCATCGACGCCGGCCTGAGCAAGCCGGCGCGGAGCGCCCAGGTGAGTGATCTGGCCGCCGCCGTGGTTGGGGGACACCCGGTGCAGCGCGCGGCGCTGGGGGCGCAGATCCGGGCGATGGGCGCCGAGGTGAACACCTATGCGGAGGTGTCCGAGGTGCTCGCCGCGGTGGAAGGGGGCGCGACGTTCGACGTGTGCTTTGTCGATGGGGCCTTGTCAGGCGAGATCGGTCACGCCCGGGTCTCGTCGCTGTTGCCGGTCGCGCCGCGACTCGTGGCACTGACCCGCCTGCGTTCGCCCAGCGACGAGTCGGACGCCCGCCAGTCGGGCGCGCAGTTGTGCCTGCCCAAGCCGGTGCTGGCGGCGGAGCTGGCCGCGGCGCTGACGGGCAAGGCGCTGGCTGCGGGCTTCGCCCGTCATGCGCCGGCCGCCCTGCTGCGCACCGATGCGCGAGTGCTGGTCGCCGAGGACCATCCGGTCAATGCCGAGATCGTGTGTGCGCTGCTGGGCGAGTGCGGATGCCGCGTGACCGTGGCCAACAATGGCCGTGAAGCCGTGGCGGCCTACGGCAGCGGGGCCTTCGACCTGGTGCTCATGGACATCCAGATGCCGGAGCTGGACGGCATCGAGGCGACCCGGCAGATTCGCGCCATCGAACGCGAGAGCGGCCATGAGCGGGTGCCCGTGATCGCCCTCACCGCCAACGCCCTGGGCGACGACCGCAACGCTGCCCTTGGAGCCGGCATGGACGACTATCTGACCAAACCGGTCACCGGTGAACGCTTGCGCGGCGTGCTGGCACGCTGGGTCAGCAACGTGATCACCGAGGAGGCGCCCGCGCTGCCGACCCCCGCGCCCGGGGGCGGTGTGTCGGACGCGCCCGAGCCGGAGGCGCCGGTGCTCGACATGGCCGTGCTGCTCGGCGTGCCGGGGGTGAACGGCAACCGCGAGGCGCCGCTGCTCGGGCGGCTGGTCAAGCTCTTCGTCAAGGAGACGACGGCGCAGCTGGACGCCCTGGTCGCGGCGACGGCGGAGGGGCAGGCGGAGCAGGCCCAGCGCATCGCCCACAAGGTCAAGTCGGCGGCCGCGGCCGTGGGGGCGGCGCGGCTGGCGGCCCAGGCGCGCGAGCTCGACGCCGAGTTGCGCCAGGGCATGCCGGCGTCCGCCGGGCAGGCGGTCGAAGCCATGCGGGCATCGTTCGCGGCGTATGCCAATGAACTGGAATCGAGTGGTTTCGAGCTGGATCGAGTAACATCCCCGCTCAGGGGGGCAGTGGAATGA